The stretch of DNA AACAAAAATATCAGCAATTTCCATTAGTCCGGCTTTCATTGCCTGAACTTCATCACCGGATTCGGGAACCAATAATACTATAGTTATATCGGCCAGGCCGGCAATTTCCACTTCAGACTGGCCTACACCAACAGTTTCAATAAAAATATAGTCAAAACCGGCAGCGCGACAAAGATCCGTTACTTCAATTATTTTATCTGAAAGTCCCCCCAAAGAACCTCTGCTAGCTAATGACCGAATATAAACTCTTTCGTCTAAAAAATGCTCAGACATTCGTACCCTGTCCCCCAACAAAGCGCCTTTATTAAAAGGTGAGCTGGGGTCTACGGCTATTACCGCAATTTTTTTATCGGTATCAGACAAAATTTGTTTGACTAATTCATTTACAAAAGTACTTTTTCCTGCTCCGGGAGGTCCCGTAATTCCTATTACCGGGTTGTTTTTGGGGATGTCAAGTTTTAACAAAAGTTCCAGACCTTCATCGTCATAATTTTCAACTAAGGAAATTGCTTTAGCTAAACTTCTGATATCTCCGGAATATACTTTTTGAATTAATTGGTCAGTCATTTTTCAATAGATGCTTGTTTGTTTTAAGGTTTTACAATTAAAGGCAGAGTATGTTCAGATGAAAGGGAACTCAATTTCAGTATGTAGTAACCGGAACGAATATTTCCGGGTAATTTTAAGTTTAAAAAGGAATTATTTTGGTTAGAACTCCAATATTCTTGAAAAACCTTTCTCCCGGTTGCATCATAAAGGTTAATGGTAAAATCTTCCTGTAAAATTTCTTCAGAAAGAATCGTAAATTGATTTTGCACAGGATTTGGATAGATTAGAAAAGCATTTTGATTGTAGGCTCTAGGTCTTTCTATACCGGTAACTTCAAGAGCTCTTAAAACAGCC from Chitinophagaceae bacterium encodes:
- the meaB gene encoding methylmalonyl Co-A mutase-associated GTPase MeaB, encoding MTDQLIQKVYSGDIRSLAKAISLVENYDDEGLELLLKLDIPKNNPVIGITGPPGAGKSTFVNELVKQILSDTDKKIAVIAVDPSSPFNKGALLGDRVRMSEHFLDERVYIRSLASRGSLGGLSDKIIEVTDLCRAAGFDYIFIETVGVGQSEVEIAGLADITIVLLVPESGDEVQAMKAGLMEIADIFVVNKADRANAENFYLNLIKLVKSKKNEKNQTIPVLKTVAQTGKGIDEVVLELNAMQKKIPNKKERFLLMALKAKTLIQNCRTKDLEGLNLPKLIQKEEENGNFQLYRFVKKYC